A single region of the Oryzias latipes chromosome 19, ASM223467v1 genome encodes:
- the sec24c gene encoding protein transport protein Sec24C isoform X4 has protein sequence MNVNQHTPMAPPYGQPQPSYGQPGYGQPTYAPLDSGYPAPYTPHNGPASAYHPGIPPQGPARGPPTSGPTPVQAASQYNQHSSGDMQNGPPPATQAPPRPPASLQYNPGGVNMSAQQPSFPQHYGPPPTMHQVTNQMTGMHISSGPPTPAGPGYAPPPSSQPPTSHYSAPPQPSYSQSHPPASSAPSQLPPSSAPAGSQQYYPSSAPPSQQPISSLPPTSQQRFVSPGQPQHTFPPSSTSYAGPAPPPTQPASTPVTQTQPPFLPHQPPFSSAPGGQPPAFTTGPPPPAQGSFPPQAPPPSSQPGSFPPPSSVSSGQYPSSMPPPQQPPQSQPPTYHPGPPPPQAQMPPTSIGQSNHQPPGPQGPPSPTGPLQQPPLQQGMQTGYPPQHNGAFGQPRSPQPGYGGPYQGQPNYGAPAPTPQAQKRLDPDAIPSPIQVIEDDKAKTTEPFTTGVRGQAPPLVTTNFQVKDQGNASPRFVRCTAYNMPCTADMAKQSQVPLAAVIKPLAILPPDETPPYLVDHGEGGPIRCNRCKAYMCPYMQFIEGGRRFQCSFCSCVTEVPPHYFQHLDHTGRRVDCYDRPELSLGSYEFLATVDYCKNNKIPQPPAYIFLIDVSYNAVKSGLVSIICQELKSLLDHLPRENPEMDSVIRVGFVTYNKVLHFYNVKSSLAQPQMLVVSDVSDMFVPLLDGFLVNVNESRQVIESLLDQIPEMFADTRETETVFGPVIQAGLEALKAADCAGKLFVFHTSLPIAEAPGKLKNREDKKLIGTDKEKSLFQPQAGFYNNLAKECVTQGCCVDLFLFPNQYVDVATLGVVPVSTGGSIYKYTYFQAESDQERFLNDLRRDVQKPVGFDAVMRVRTSTGIRATDFFGSFFMNNTTDVELAGLDCDKAITVEFKHDDKLSEETGALMQCAVLYTSCSGQRRLRIHNMAVNCCSQLADLYRNCETDTIINFLSKYAFRGVLNNPTKAVRDTLVNQCAQILACYRKNCASPSSAGQLILPECMKLLPVYLNCVLKSDVLLPGADVSLDDRAYLRQLISCMDVAETHVFFYPRLLPLVKLESGALPVAVRDSEERLSKGGVYLLETGLHLFLWVGASVQQELLLNIFGTPSFGQIDSSMTSLPVLENPISQRLREIIDSFRAQRSRYMKLILVKQEDRAELMFKHFLVEDKSASGGASYVDFLCHMHKEIRQLLS, from the exons ATGAATGTAAACCAGCACACTCCAATGGCCCCTCCGTACGGCCAGCCCCAGCCCAGTTACGGGCAGCCTGGCTACGGTCAACCTACCTACGCTCCACTGGATAGCGGGTACCCTGCCCCTTACACACCCCACAACGGCCCTGCTTCAGCCTATCATCCTGGGATTCCCCCGCAAG GTCCTGCAAGAGGGCCCCCCACCTCTGGACCCACTCCTGTCCAAGCGGCTTCACAGTATAATCAGCACAGTTCAGGTGACATGCAAAACGGACCCCCACCCGCGACACAAGCACCGCCCAG gccTCCTGCGTCTCTGCAGTACAACCCGGGAGGTGTGAACATGTCTGCACAGCAGCCCTCTTTCCCACAACACTATGGCCCGCCTCCCACAATGCATCAGGTCACCAACCAAATGACTGGGATGCACATTTCGTCTGGGCCACCGACACCCGCAGGGCCGGGATATG CTCCGCCCCCCAGCTCCCAGCCTCCAACCAGTCATTATAGCGCTCCACCGCAGCCCTCTTATTCCCAGTCCCACCCCCCTGCATCCTCTGCTCCGTCCCAGCTGCCACCTTCTAGTGCTCCTGCAGGTTCTCAGCAATATTATCCAAGCTCTGCGCCTCCTTCTCAACAGCCAATCAGTTCTCTCCCCCCCACCTCTCAGCAACGGTTCGTCTCTCCAGGTCAACCTCAGCATACTTTTCctccctcctccacctcctacGCTGGTCCGGCCCCTCCACCCACTCAACCTGCTTCTACCCCAGTGACCCAGACACAGCCGCCCTTCCTTCCACATCAGCCCCCTTTCTCCTCAGCACCTGGTGGTCAGCCCCCTGCTTTCACCACTGGGCCACCCCCACCCGCCCAGGGATCCTTCCCACCTCAAGCGCCCCCACCTTCATCACAACCAGGTTCctttcctcctccctcctcagTTTCCTCTGGGCAGTACCCTAGCTCTATGCCGCCACCACAGCAGCCTCCTCAATCTCAGCCACCCACCTACCACCCAGGCCCCCCACCTCCCCAAGCCCAAATGCCCCCCACATCCATTGGTCAGAGTAACCATCAGCCTCCAGGACCCCAGGGCCCGCCAAGCCCTACAGGGCCTCTTCAGCAGCCTCCTCTTCAGCAAGGGATGCAGACTGGTTACCCTCCGCAGCATAATG GTGCGTTTGGGCAGCCAAGAAGCCCTCAGCCTGGTTATGGAGGTCCTTATCAAGGACAACCCAACTACGGAGCTCCAGCTCCAACTCCACAGGCCCAGAAAAGACTCGACCCAGACGCCATTCCAAGTCCA ATCCAGGTAATAGAGGACGACAAGGCCAAGACCACCGAGCCGTTCACAACAGGGGTCAGGGGTCAGGCTCCGCCTCTTGTCACCACCAACTTTCAGGTCAAAGATCAAG GGAACGCCAGCCCGAGGTTTGTTCGCTGCACGGCTTACAACATGCCGTGTACCGCCGACATGGCAAAGCAGTCCCAGGTGCCGCTGGCTGCCGTCATCAAGCCCCTCGCCATCCTGCCGCCTGATGAG ACCCCTCCATACTTGGTGGATCACGGCGAGGGAGGTCCAATCCGCTGCAACCGATGCAAGGCCTACATGTGTCCATATATGCAGTTCATTGAGGGAGGTCGCCGCTTCCAGTGCAGCTTCTGCAGCTGCGTCACAGAGG TGCCACCACATTACTTCCAGCATCTGGACCACACCGGGAGGCGCGTGGACTGCTACGACCGGCCAGAGCTGTCACTGGGCAGTTACGAGTTCCTGGCCACCGTCGACTATTGTAAG AACAACAAGATTCCTCAGCCTCCAGCCTACATCTTTCTCATTGATGTGTCCTACAATGCTGTGAAGAGCGGCCTAGTCAGCATCATCTGCCAGGAACTCAAGAGTCTGTTGGATCATCTGCCCAG GGAAAACCCGGAAATGGACTCTGTGATCCGAGTGGGGTTTGTCACCTACAACAAAGTCCTGCACTTCTACAACGTAAAGTCCAGTCTGGCCCAGCCCCAGATGCTGGTGGTGTCTGACGTGTCGGACATGTTTGTGCCCCTGCTGGATGGCTTCCTGGTCAATGTGAACGAGAGCCGACAAGTTATCGAGAG TTTGCTGGACCAGATCCCAGAGATGTTTGCTGACACCAGGGAGACGGAAACGGTCTTTGGACCCGTCATCCAGGCAGGCCTGGAGGCACTCAAG GCTGCCGACTGTGCAGGgaagctgtttgtgtttcaCACTTCTCTGCCCATCGCCGAAGCTCcaggaaaactcaaaaacagAGAAGATAAGAAGTTGATCGGCACAGACAAGGAAAAG TCGCTTTTCCAGCCGCAGGCGGGGTTCTACAACAACCTGGCTAAAGAGTGCGTTACTCAGGGTTGTTGTGTGGATCTTTTCCTTTTCCCAAATCAGTATGTGGATGTTGCAACGTTAGGGGTGGTCCCCGTATCCACAGGGGGTTCAATCTACAAATACACCTATTTCCAG gCTGAGTCCGATCAGGAGCGATTCCTGAACGACCTTAGACGAGACGTTCAAAAACCGGTCGGCTTTGACGCCGTTATGAGGGTGCGAACCAGTACAG GAATCCGAGCAACCGACTTCTTCGGCTCCTTTTTCATGAATAACACCACAGACGTGGAGCTGGCAGGCCTGGATTGTGACAAGGCCATCACTGTTGAGTTCAAACATGACGACAAACTCAGCGAGGAGACGGGGGCCCTCATGCAG TGTGCTGTGCTCTACACCAGCTGCAGCGGTCAGAGGCGTCTGCGCATCCACAACATGGCGGTCAACTGCTGCTCCCAGCTGGCTGACCTGTATCGCAACTGTGAGACGGACACCATCATCAACTTCCTCTCTAAATACG CTTTCCGAGGCGTCTTGAATAACCCCACGAAGGCAGTGAGGGACACTCTGGTCAACCAGTGCGCTCAGATTCTGGCCTGTTATAGAAAGAACTGCGCTAGTCCTTCATCTGCGGGACAG ctgATTCTTCCTGAGTGCATGAAGCTACTTCCTGTTTACCTGAACTGCGTTCTGAAGAGCGACGTTCTGCTGCCGGGAGCTGACGTCTCATTGGACGACAGGGCTTACCTCAGGCAGCTCATCAGCTGCATGGACGTCGCAGAGACGCACGTCTTCTTCTACCCCCGACTGCTGCCGCTG GTGAAGTTGGAAAGTGGGGCGTTACCCGTGGCAGTGAGGGACTCGGAGGAGAGGCTGTCCAAAGGCGGAGTCTACCTCCTGGAGACGGGGCTCCACCTCTTCCTGTGGGTGGGGGCCAGCGTCCAGCAGGAGCTGCTCCTCAACATCTTCGGCACGCCGAGCTTTGGTCAGATCGACTCCAGCATG ACGAGTCTGCCGGTTCTGGAGAACCCGATCTCTCAGAGACTCCGAGAGATCATCGACTCCTTTAGAGCACAGCGATCGCGATACATGAAG CTGATCCTAGTGAAGCAGGAGGACCGAGCCGAGCTGATGTTCAAGCACTTCCTAGTGGAGGACAAGAGCGCCAGCGGGGGAGCGTCATACGTGGACTTCCTGTGTCACATGCACAAGGAGATCCGCCAGCTTCTCAGCTAG